The following are from one region of the Mycetohabitans rhizoxinica HKI 454 genome:
- a CDS encoding LysR family transcriptional regulator, whose product MLERIHLAIVREVDRRGSLTAAAEVLCLTQSALSHTVKKMEQMLGTAVWRREGRNLRLTQAGEYLLSVANRVLPQLEHAQARLAQYAQGERGTLRIGMECHPCYQWLLKVVSPYLAQWPDVDVDVKQKFQFGGIGALFVYDIDILVTPDPLHRAGLRFEPVFDYEQVLVVQRGHALTRGTHVEPAQLTGEVLITYPVDIDRLDIYAQFLVPAGVRPKRHKTIETTDIMVQMVASGRGVAALPRWLVQEYANKMPIEPVRLGRNGIAKQIFVGMREADADTDYLAAFVALARHSAHYAAA is encoded by the coding sequence ATGCTCGAACGTATTCACCTGGCGATCGTGCGCGAGGTTGACCGGCGCGGTTCATTGACCGCTGCCGCCGAGGTGTTGTGCCTGACCCAGTCGGCGCTGAGCCACACGGTCAAGAAAATGGAGCAGATGCTGGGTACGGCGGTCTGGCGCCGCGAAGGCCGCAACCTGCGGCTGACGCAGGCGGGCGAATACCTGTTATCGGTCGCCAATCGCGTACTGCCGCAGCTGGAGCACGCGCAGGCGCGCTTGGCACAGTACGCGCAGGGCGAGCGTGGCACGCTGCGCATCGGAATGGAATGCCACCCCTGCTACCAATGGTTGCTGAAGGTTGTGTCGCCGTACCTGGCACAGTGGCCGGACGTCGATGTGGACGTAAAGCAGAAGTTCCAGTTCGGCGGCATTGGCGCACTGTTCGTCTATGACATTGATATTTTGGTCACGCCCGATCCATTGCACCGCGCGGGCCTTCGCTTCGAGCCGGTGTTTGACTACGAGCAGGTGCTGGTGGTCCAGCGCGGACACGCACTGACACGTGGCACGCACGTCGAGCCGGCGCAGTTGACCGGCGAAGTGCTGATCACCTATCCGGTCGATATTGACCGACTTGACATATATGCGCAATTTCTGGTGCCGGCCGGCGTGCGGCCGAAGCGTCACAAGACGATCGAGACCACTGACATCATGGTGCAAATGGTCGCCAGCGGCCGCGGCGTTGCCGCGCTGCCGCGCTGGCTGGTGCAGGAATATGCGAACAAGATGCCGATCGAGCCGGTGCGGTTGGGACGCAACGGCATCGCCAAGCAGATCTTCGTGGGCATGCGCGAGGCGGATGCCGACACCGACTACCTGGCCGCCTTCGTCGCGCTTGCGCGGCATTCAGCCCACTACGCGGCAGCGTAG
- a CDS encoding MFS transporter, which yields MQAIAIKIRGIEDIISFLDSRPGIAGRAGLIWWLSLGGLFLDAFTNSALSAGLGPMTRDLHLTAAQVALLTSFASWVAIAFNPIGGWMADRWGRIRPLIIAKLLSVLGAVLVVLAPNFEVILLGRFFVGMAYGIDFAIAMAMLAEFTPARLKSRLNAWQGMWYVAVCTNLLLALLFHSWNVGDAIWRYSVAATVVFGVAIVLMQFAFLVESPIWLARRNRLDDAVRAMTQIYGRPFVAAPLHERVPLINPATRGLANVLLIFRGVYLPRTILAATVQIGQSIEYFAIGWYLPLISAALFGKDFVYATLGALVFNVFGIAGGFASPLIARRLGLRHASAIGFAAVFAMLLILGLFHARMPLWACVVIPSLFILFHSGGPGANGKTLSSLSFRGELRASANGIVGALGSIGAALGLLVFPLFLERYGLEQTFLILAVVPLTASAICFAIRWDPTRTVITPDNEPDAPHFKDIPPSKPALTNPVIEKTPL from the coding sequence GTGCAAGCCATCGCGATCAAGATTCGTGGCATTGAAGACATCATATCGTTTCTCGACTCGCGGCCCGGCATCGCGGGCAGAGCCGGCCTCATTTGGTGGCTGTCGCTCGGTGGGTTGTTTCTCGACGCATTCACCAATTCAGCGCTGAGCGCGGGCCTCGGGCCGATGACGCGCGACCTCCATTTGACGGCGGCGCAGGTGGCACTGTTAACGTCGTTCGCCTCATGGGTGGCGATTGCGTTCAATCCAATCGGCGGTTGGATGGCGGACCGCTGGGGCCGGATTCGCCCCCTCATCATCGCAAAACTACTGTCGGTGCTCGGCGCGGTGCTGGTGGTGCTCGCACCGAACTTCGAAGTGATCCTGCTGGGACGCTTCTTCGTCGGCATGGCGTACGGTATCGATTTCGCGATCGCCATGGCGATGCTGGCCGAGTTCACGCCAGCACGCTTGAAAAGCCGCCTAAACGCGTGGCAAGGCATGTGGTACGTGGCGGTATGCACGAACTTGTTGCTGGCGTTGCTGTTCCACTCATGGAACGTCGGGGATGCGATCTGGCGCTACTCGGTGGCGGCCACTGTCGTATTCGGTGTCGCCATTGTGCTCATGCAGTTCGCATTCCTGGTTGAAAGCCCGATTTGGCTCGCCCGCAGGAACAGGCTGGATGACGCGGTCCGTGCGATGACGCAAATCTATGGTCGTCCATTCGTCGCTGCGCCGCTGCATGAGCGCGTGCCACTGATCAACCCGGCAACGCGCGGGCTGGCCAACGTGCTGTTGATCTTTCGCGGCGTGTACCTGCCGCGCACGATTCTGGCGGCCACCGTGCAGATCGGCCAATCGATCGAGTACTTCGCCATCGGCTGGTATTTGCCGCTGATCAGCGCGGCGCTGTTCGGCAAGGATTTTGTGTACGCGACGCTCGGCGCACTGGTATTCAACGTATTCGGTATCGCGGGCGGCTTCGCCTCGCCGCTAATCGCACGCCGGCTGGGCTTGCGGCACGCGTCGGCCATCGGATTTGCAGCGGTCTTCGCGATGTTGCTGATACTGGGCCTGTTCCATGCCCGGATGCCGCTGTGGGCGTGCGTGGTCATTCCATCGTTGTTCATTCTGTTTCATTCCGGCGGGCCGGGGGCGAATGGCAAGACTCTGTCATCGCTGTCGTTCCGCGGCGAACTGCGTGCCAGCGCCAACGGCATTGTCGGCGCGCTCGGCTCGATCGGTGCGGCGCTGGGACTGCTCGTCTTCCCGCTGTTCCTAGAACGCTACGGCTTGGAGCAGACCTTTCTGATCCTGGCCGTCGTGCCGCTTACCGCCAGTGCGATCTGCTTTGCGATTCGCTGGGATCCCACGCGCACGGTGATCACCCCAGATAACGAGCCGGACGCACCTCATTTCAAGGACATCCCGCCGTCCAAGCCGGCGCTCACGAACCCCGTCATCGAGAAGACCCCGCTATGA
- a CDS encoding iron-containing alcohol dehydrogenase, whose protein sequence is MIPFRFQTVPTVIVEFGAARRLGTLLREHFGTLSRLCVVTDTLLHRSGLLGPALADLTAQGWHVTVIDDVVADPPEQVVLDAAARASAVGAEIVLGLGGGSSMDVAKLIAVLVAGQQPLAEMYGVGNVRGTRVPLVQMPTTAGTGSEVTAVSIVTLGEARKMGVVAPQLFADVAILDAELTLGLPRATTAATGIDAMVHAIEAYTSARLKNPLSDRLALQALELLSRHLLPACDNGQDRAAREAMLLGAMLAGQAFANAPVAAVHALAYPIGGLFHVPHGLSNALVLPHVLRFNANAAAQQYAQLAEIIAPDARGSDEARTAAWIARIDALIAATGIPRTLREVGVGRHELPRMAADAMLQTRLLVNNPREVGEADALAIYEQAW, encoded by the coding sequence ATGATCCCATTTCGCTTTCAGACCGTGCCAACGGTCATCGTGGAGTTCGGCGCGGCACGCCGGCTCGGCACATTGCTGCGTGAGCACTTCGGCACGCTCAGCCGGCTGTGCGTGGTGACCGACACACTCCTGCATCGCAGCGGGCTGCTCGGGCCCGCGCTAGCGGACCTCACTGCACAGGGCTGGCATGTCACCGTCATCGATGACGTGGTGGCCGATCCGCCCGAACAGGTGGTGCTCGACGCCGCCGCACGCGCCTCGGCCGTCGGTGCCGAGATCGTGCTCGGACTCGGCGGCGGCTCGTCAATGGACGTGGCCAAGCTGATCGCCGTCCTGGTGGCCGGGCAGCAACCGCTGGCCGAGATGTACGGCGTAGGCAACGTACGTGGCACGCGCGTGCCGCTGGTGCAAATGCCGACCACCGCGGGCACCGGCTCGGAAGTCACCGCCGTGTCGATCGTCACGCTCGGCGAGGCGCGCAAGATGGGCGTGGTCGCGCCGCAACTGTTCGCTGATGTCGCGATTCTGGACGCGGAACTCACGCTTGGCCTGCCGCGCGCGACGACCGCGGCCACCGGCATCGATGCCATGGTGCATGCGATCGAGGCGTACACGTCGGCACGCCTGAAGAACCCACTATCGGACAGGCTCGCGCTGCAGGCGCTGGAGCTGTTGTCCCGCCACCTGCTGCCGGCGTGCGACAACGGGCAGGACCGCGCAGCGCGCGAGGCAATGCTGCTCGGCGCGATGCTGGCCGGACAAGCTTTCGCCAATGCGCCGGTGGCCGCCGTACACGCGCTCGCGTATCCGATCGGCGGCCTGTTCCACGTGCCGCACGGTTTGTCCAACGCCCTCGTGCTACCCCACGTGCTGCGCTTCAACGCGAACGCGGCCGCACAGCAGTATGCGCAGCTTGCCGAAATCATCGCGCCCGACGCACGCGGCAGCGACGAAGCCAGGACAGCGGCATGGATTGCACGGATCGATGCGCTGATTGCTGCCACCGGGATCCCGAGGACGCTGCGCGAAGTTGGCGTCGGCCGGCACGAATTGCCGAGAATGGCCGCCGACGCGATGCTGCAAACCCGCCTGCTCGTGAACAATCCTCGCGAAGTTGGCGAAGCCGACGCCCTCGCCATCTACGAGCAGGCCTGGTAA
- a CDS encoding putative quinol monooxygenase: MTPPYLQVIAHYFAKPGQSERVLALLDALARATRDEPKNLDYQFFRSPHDPDHFVILEQYTDATGLDEHRQTPHFQQIGYKQIIPMLERREVSSHMVHGASQ; this comes from the coding sequence GTGACGCCACCCTACTTGCAGGTCATTGCCCACTATTTCGCCAAGCCCGGGCAGAGTGAGCGCGTGCTGGCGCTGCTCGACGCGCTCGCGCGCGCCACGCGCGATGAGCCGAAAAACTTGGATTACCAGTTCTTCCGCTCGCCGCACGATCCTGACCATTTTGTGATCCTCGAACAGTATACCGACGCAACGGGATTGGACGAACATCGGCAAACGCCGCATTTTCAGCAGATCGGTTACAAGCAGATCATTCCGATGCTCGAACGCCGCGAGGTCAGCAGCCACATGGTGCACGGAGCCAGCCAATGA
- a CDS encoding glycerol-3-phosphate dehydrogenase/oxidase: MIFLPSRRPRQDRAAMTTTSPLRVVREEQLARLSDDTFDMLIVGGGVTGAYAALDASLRGYRVALIEKSDFASGTSSKSSKMVHGGLRYIEQGNLSLVRHSLLERQRLRRNARHLVQRLPFLFPVMERDGVFDQRLAKAFEGLLWTYDLAGGWREGILHQKLTKAEVLSHCPTFNEAYLSGGFLYFDARVDDARLTLTLARTAAFHGAAVVNHAHVAEVTRNEQGHVDGAIVHADGCEIRVRAGVVIMATGVWLRDWDGRRKGDTPALQVRPAKGVHVAIPWLKIRNDCTVTIPVPGRNRRATITRWGNVSYLGTTDEDYDGDLDNVYCTRQELDFLLEGARSALKTDLQPHDVVGSIAGCRPLVGPPGGKTIEMRRNHEIRVAPDGLVTIVGGKLTTSRHMAEQTIDAAQKVIGKRAPCRTKSAYLLGAAGYDPQAIVASGGLAAHLGERYGTEARFVSDLIDAHPSLLAPIVEGLPYSEAEVVYAARHELARSVDDVLSRRTRARLMARDASARAAPRVGQILKAELGLSDALVASQVRDYVAAVQYEKSVLIGDNG, from the coding sequence ATGATTTTCTTGCCATCCAGACGGCCCAGGCAGGATCGGGCTGCGATGACGACCACGTCGCCACTGCGCGTGGTACGCGAGGAACAGCTCGCGCGCCTGAGCGATGACACATTCGACATGTTGATCGTCGGGGGCGGCGTCACCGGCGCCTACGCGGCACTGGACGCGAGCCTGCGCGGCTATCGCGTCGCTTTAATCGAGAAGAGCGACTTTGCGTCCGGGACGTCGTCCAAATCCTCGAAGATGGTTCATGGCGGCCTGCGCTACATCGAGCAAGGCAATCTCAGCCTGGTGCGCCACTCGCTGCTGGAACGGCAGCGCCTGCGCCGCAATGCGCGTCACCTGGTGCAACGGCTGCCGTTCCTGTTCCCGGTGATGGAGCGCGACGGCGTGTTCGACCAGCGCCTGGCGAAGGCCTTCGAGGGTCTGTTGTGGACGTATGACCTCGCTGGCGGCTGGCGCGAAGGCATCCTGCACCAGAAACTGACCAAGGCCGAAGTGCTGTCGCACTGTCCAACGTTCAACGAAGCGTACCTGAGCGGCGGCTTCCTGTATTTCGATGCGCGCGTGGACGATGCGCGGCTGACGCTGACGCTGGCACGCACCGCGGCGTTTCACGGCGCGGCGGTGGTCAATCATGCGCACGTGGCCGAGGTCACCCGTAACGAGCAAGGACACGTCGACGGTGCCATCGTGCATGCCGACGGCTGCGAGATCCGCGTGCGCGCCGGCGTGGTGATCATGGCAACCGGCGTCTGGCTGCGCGACTGGGACGGGCGCCGCAAAGGGGATACACCAGCGCTCCAGGTACGACCAGCCAAGGGCGTACACGTGGCGATTCCGTGGTTAAAGATCCGCAACGACTGCACCGTTACGATCCCGGTGCCGGGCCGCAATCGGCGTGCGACGATCACCCGCTGGGGCAACGTCTCGTATCTAGGCACTACCGACGAAGACTACGACGGCGACCTGGATAACGTGTACTGCACGCGCCAAGAACTCGATTTCCTGCTGGAAGGCGCCCGCTCGGCTTTGAAGACAGACCTGCAGCCGCACGACGTGGTGGGCAGCATCGCCGGCTGCCGACCGTTGGTCGGCCCCCCTGGCGGCAAGACAATCGAGATGCGCCGCAACCACGAAATCCGCGTCGCGCCCGACGGCCTGGTGACGATTGTCGGCGGCAAGCTGACGACCTCCCGGCACATGGCGGAGCAAACCATCGACGCGGCGCAGAAAGTCATTGGCAAACGCGCGCCATGCCGCACGAAATCGGCCTACCTGCTGGGCGCGGCCGGCTACGACCCGCAGGCGATCGTCGCCTCGGGCGGACTGGCCGCGCATCTGGGCGAGCGCTACGGCACCGAAGCGCGTTTCGTCAGCGACCTGATCGATGCGCACCCGTCGCTACTCGCCCCGATCGTCGAAGGCTTGCCGTACAGCGAAGCGGAAGTGGTCTACGCTGCGCGCCATGAGTTGGCGCGCAGCGTAGACGACGTGCTGTCGCGGCGCACCCGCGCGCGATTGATGGCGCGCGATGCGTCAGCTCGCGCCGCACCGCGCGTGGGCCAGATTTTAAAGGCGGAGCTCGGCTTGTCCGACGCGCTCGTCGCCAGCCAGGTGCGCGACTACGTCGCGGCCGTCCAATACGAGAAATCGGTCCTCATCGGAGATAACGGATGA
- a CDS encoding FAD-binding oxidoreductase has product MISKEAIQRGYNRGNYVVGAHTPPPYSLNLSSVPDNAPAGGMQRAPVQVSEQQCDALREIADEVITQPAQVVAWTRDWWAASMVTETAGQPATPHAVVVRVSSVAQIQAVMRIAHAASIPVTASAGRSNVTGAALPVRGGIVLDLCGLNRLLGVDHESQLVEVEAGMFGDVFEASLQREHKLTMGHWPSSFGISTIGGWIACRGAGQLSTRYGKIEDMVYGMDVVLADGSLISVGGYPRAAVGPDLQQLFIGSEGTLGIIVRARLKLHRLPDYGRAIAYGFDSFAAGLHACREIMQRGAHPAALRLYDALESGVQFGLPDTNVLLIADEGTRELVDAGMRVCEQVCEPQGQQLDGDAIFEKWLNTRYLTGKSAEGFKRSPGFVADTLEMAGRWRDLAAIYRDVVDALQSVPGTLAGSAHQSHAYVDGACLYFSLRGEVAIEQRAAWYRRAWDAANAVLLQYNATLSHHHGVGLLRAPYMHDSLGSAFSVLQALKGTLDPKNILNPGKLGLDDDIVSPAS; this is encoded by the coding sequence ATGATCAGCAAGGAAGCCATTCAGCGCGGCTACAACCGTGGCAATTATGTCGTCGGCGCTCACACGCCGCCACCGTACTCGCTGAACCTGTCCAGTGTGCCGGACAACGCGCCGGCCGGCGGCATGCAGCGCGCACCGGTGCAGGTCTCGGAGCAGCAATGCGACGCGCTGCGGGAAATCGCCGACGAGGTGATTACGCAGCCGGCGCAAGTGGTCGCGTGGACCCGTGACTGGTGGGCCGCCTCGATGGTCACGGAAACCGCCGGCCAGCCGGCCACGCCGCACGCCGTCGTCGTGCGCGTGTCCAGCGTCGCGCAGATCCAGGCGGTGATGCGCATTGCGCATGCGGCGTCAATTCCGGTGACGGCGTCGGCCGGGCGCAGTAACGTCACCGGCGCGGCACTGCCGGTGCGTGGCGGCATCGTGCTGGACTTGTGCGGCCTGAACCGGCTGCTCGGCGTGGACCATGAAAGCCAACTCGTCGAAGTAGAGGCGGGTATGTTCGGCGACGTGTTCGAGGCGTCGCTGCAGCGCGAGCACAAGTTGACGATGGGACACTGGCCGTCGTCGTTTGGCATCAGCACCATAGGGGGGTGGATCGCCTGCCGAGGCGCCGGGCAGCTGTCCACGCGCTACGGCAAGATCGAGGACATGGTGTACGGCATGGACGTCGTGCTGGCCGACGGCTCGCTAATCAGCGTCGGCGGCTATCCGCGCGCGGCGGTCGGGCCGGACCTGCAGCAGCTGTTTATCGGCAGCGAAGGCACGCTGGGCATCATCGTGCGGGCACGATTGAAGCTGCACCGTCTGCCGGACTACGGTCGGGCGATCGCCTATGGCTTCGACTCGTTCGCCGCCGGCCTGCACGCGTGCCGCGAGATCATGCAGCGCGGCGCCCATCCGGCGGCGTTGCGTCTGTACGATGCGCTCGAAAGCGGCGTGCAATTCGGCCTGCCAGACACGAATGTGCTGCTGATCGCCGACGAGGGCACGCGCGAACTCGTGGATGCGGGGATGAGAGTCTGCGAGCAGGTGTGCGAGCCGCAAGGGCAGCAGCTGGACGGGGACGCGATCTTCGAGAAGTGGCTCAACACGCGGTACTTGACCGGCAAGAGCGCGGAGGGCTTCAAACGCAGCCCGGGGTTCGTCGCCGACACGCTGGAGATGGCGGGGCGCTGGCGCGATCTAGCCGCGATTTATCGCGACGTGGTCGATGCGCTGCAATCGGTCCCGGGTACGTTGGCGGGCTCCGCGCACCAGTCGCATGCCTATGTGGACGGTGCGTGCCTGTACTTCTCATTGCGTGGCGAAGTCGCCATCGAGCAGCGCGCCGCGTGGTATCGCCGTGCGTGGGACGCGGCCAATGCCGTGCTGCTCCAATACAATGCGACGCTAAGCCACCACCATGGCGTGGGTCTACTGCGCGCGCCCTACATGCACGACTCACTGGGCAGCGCGTTCTCCGTGCTGCAAGCACTCAAGGGTACGCTGGATCCGAAGAACATCCTCAATCCTGGTAAGCTCGGCCTGGATGACGACATCGTCTCGCCGGCAAGCTGA
- a CDS encoding FGGY family carbohydrate kinase, producing MTAHRNAILAIDEGTSGTRAALVDASGHVFCLEYLPLRVDSPQPGVVEQDANAILDKTIAVCRATLAQAAQQGVRVVAAAISTQRATAVLWDTHTGRALVPAMVWQDTRHAAELDRLAATWDRRLRASVGRPAGVRSPYLWAAHQLRTVPAVADAFHARRLAFGTIDTWLLWHLSTERACVTTPTNATSASAYLLGEHRYFDAWVDALGFPRELLPALREDADTFGRTRSDLLGLDVPILACAGDQFAGAVGLGCLDRGQSMCVHGTGSFVDLLTGPALPYTTLMDGHGQQPSYDATLAMTARRHGGVSHYSLENFVATTGSALNWVCDTLRWFDHPEQISALARPVSSAHGVLFVPALTGLRVPQMEPSARASLSGISIATTREEIAFALLEGIGHSVASCMEANQAVARIDVHELVVGGGLSGSDVLLQIQADLSGLPVQRIRESDRASLRGAAFLAGASGLLWDSLDAARATLVTDAVFEPSPDTGLRQQRRAKWHARIQSELAHAADFDHG from the coding sequence ATGACCGCGCATCGAAACGCCATCCTTGCGATCGACGAAGGCACGTCTGGTACACGGGCCGCGCTAGTCGATGCCAGTGGACACGTATTCTGCCTCGAATATCTGCCGCTGCGCGTGGACAGCCCGCAACCAGGGGTCGTTGAGCAAGATGCGAATGCGATCCTGGACAAGACCATCGCAGTCTGCCGCGCGACGCTGGCACAGGCCGCCCAGCAAGGGGTGCGTGTTGTCGCGGCGGCCATCTCCACCCAACGGGCAACGGCCGTGCTATGGGACACGCACACGGGACGGGCACTGGTCCCCGCGATGGTCTGGCAGGACACGCGTCATGCGGCCGAGCTTGACCGCCTAGCCGCCACATGGGACCGCAGGTTAAGGGCGAGCGTGGGTCGGCCCGCCGGCGTGCGCTCGCCGTATCTATGGGCCGCCCATCAACTGCGCACGGTGCCAGCGGTCGCCGATGCGTTCCACGCACGCCGACTCGCGTTTGGCACGATTGACACCTGGCTACTGTGGCACCTGTCCACCGAGCGCGCATGTGTGACCACGCCGACCAATGCGACTTCAGCTAGCGCCTATCTGCTGGGCGAGCACCGGTATTTCGACGCCTGGGTCGATGCGCTGGGCTTTCCGCGCGAGCTGTTGCCGGCGTTGCGCGAGGACGCGGACACGTTTGGCCGCACCCGGTCCGATTTACTCGGGCTCGACGTGCCGATTCTGGCCTGCGCGGGCGACCAGTTTGCCGGCGCGGTCGGACTCGGGTGTCTCGATCGTGGGCAATCGATGTGCGTGCACGGTACGGGTAGCTTTGTCGACCTGCTAACGGGCCCGGCCCTACCGTACACCACGCTCATGGATGGGCATGGGCAACAGCCATCATACGACGCAACGCTGGCCATGACAGCGCGCCGCCATGGCGGCGTTTCACACTATTCGCTCGAAAATTTCGTCGCCACGACGGGCTCCGCGCTGAATTGGGTTTGCGACACGTTGCGCTGGTTCGATCACCCAGAGCAAATCAGCGCCCTGGCCCGCCCTGTGTCGTCGGCGCACGGCGTGTTATTCGTCCCCGCCTTGACCGGGTTGCGCGTGCCGCAGATGGAGCCCAGCGCCCGCGCATCGCTGTCCGGGATATCGATTGCGACCACGCGGGAAGAGATCGCGTTCGCCCTCCTCGAGGGCATTGGCCATTCGGTGGCGTCATGCATGGAGGCGAACCAGGCGGTGGCACGTATCGACGTGCATGAGCTGGTGGTCGGCGGCGGCCTGTCGGGCAGCGACGTGCTGCTGCAGATCCAGGCGGATCTGAGCGGCCTGCCGGTGCAGCGTATCCGCGAAAGCGACCGTGCGAGCCTACGTGGCGCGGCGTTTCTGGCCGGCGCCTCGGGCCTGTTGTGGGACTCGCTGGACGCAGCCCGCGCCACGCTGGTCACCGACGCGGTGTTCGAGCCGTCGCCCGACACCGGCTTGCGGCAACAGCGGCGCGCGAAATGGCACGCGCGCATCCAATCTGAACTTGCTCATGCGGCCGATTTCGATCACGGTTGA
- a CDS encoding glycerol-3-phosphate responsive antiterminator — MDKSLGARLARHPVIATLYGAEQLDSFISSAAEVGIVANVELRKLQAVVAALTRAGKCVIVNIDSCDGLSQDKGGVDYLVDIGVTSLVSTRVATVQRANRAGLMTMQKVFVTDRSTWPRSVKAIEQSDPNLVQLMPAPMLPHLREQDRAALPPIVASGFICNEHDVRQAQTHGAVAVSTSDSQLWNLTTPR; from the coding sequence ATGGACAAATCCCTCGGAGCGCGTCTCGCCCGACATCCTGTCATCGCGACACTGTACGGCGCCGAGCAGCTCGACAGCTTCATCAGCAGCGCGGCCGAGGTCGGCATCGTGGCTAACGTCGAGTTGCGCAAACTGCAGGCGGTCGTGGCCGCGCTGACGCGCGCCGGCAAGTGCGTGATCGTCAATATCGACAGCTGCGATGGGCTGTCGCAGGATAAGGGCGGCGTCGACTATCTCGTTGATATTGGCGTCACCAGCCTGGTGTCCACGCGCGTGGCGACGGTGCAGCGCGCCAACCGCGCCGGCCTGATGACAATGCAGAAGGTCTTCGTGACGGATCGCTCGACGTGGCCGCGCAGCGTCAAAGCGATCGAGCAAAGCGATCCCAATCTGGTGCAGCTGATGCCGGCACCGATGCTGCCGCACCTACGTGAGCAAGACCGTGCGGCGCTGCCGCCGATCGTCGCGTCGGGCTTCATCTGCAATGAGCACGATGTGCGCCAGGCGCAGACGCACGGCGCGGTGGCGGTGTCCACCAGCGACAGTCAATTATGGAATCTGACTACGCCGCGCTGA